Sequence from the Candidatus Methylomirabilota bacterium genome:
CGGCGTACGCTTCTCACGGGCGCTGGAGATCGGCTGCGCCGAAGGCATGTTCACAGAGGCGCTCGCCCCCCGCTGTGACCAGCTCCTCGCCGTGGACATCTCGCATGTCGCGCTGGAGCGGGCCCGCGCACGGTGCGCGTGGGGCTCCCACGTGCGGTTCGCGGAATGGGACCTCCGAACCGATCCCCTGCCCGGTTCCTTCGACCTCGTGGTCTTCGAAGGCGTCCTCGACTGCTTCTGCCAGCCCTGGGTCTTCCGGGCTGCCCGGGACAAGGTTGTCTCCGCTCTCGTCCCGGGCGGGCATCTGCTCGCCGGCAACCCGCGGCAGACCGGAGTGACCGAGGGCGCGTGGTGGGGCCGGTTCCTCGTCCGCGGAGGCAAGTGGATCGACGCGGCCCTCTCGGAGCACCCTGAGCTCAGCGTCGTGTCCAGGGTCTGGGAACCCGGCTACGTAGACACGCTCTTCCGCAAGGCCGGGTGAGCCGTGGGCGCTGCGGCTCCGCTCATCTCGGTCGTCATCCCGACGTACAACCGCCAGGCATTGCTGGCGCGCACCCTGCCGACTGTATTCGCCCAGGACATGGCCGCCGACGACTATGAAGTCATCGTGGTCGTTGACGGCTCCACGGATGGTTCGGCCGACTGGCTTCGCGGGCTCGCGTCCCCGGTCGCCTTCCGTGTGCTGGAGCAGCCGAACCGGGGGCCGGCAGCGGCGCGGAATGCGGGCGTGGCCGTCGCGCGCGGAGGCATCGTGCTCTTCCTGGACGACGATATCCTCTGCGGTCCCACCCTATTGCGGGAGCACGCCGCCGCCCACGACGGCCCGGAGAGCCGCATGGTCTTCGGGCAGGTGCTGGTGGCCGCGGACAGCCCGGACTCCCTCGCCACGGACCGGACGCGCCAAGACACCACCGGGTGGGTCGCGAGGGTCGACCGAGACAAGGAACCCGGCTGGCCCTATGACGCCATCGTCGATGCGAACAGCTCCGTGCCGCGCGCCGCGTTGCTCGAGTGTGGCGGCTTCGACGAGCGGTTCGGACGCCAGCGCGAGACCGCCGACCTCGGTCTCCGACTGTGGGCCATGGGGATCAGGTTCCACTACCGGCCCGGCGCAGTCGTGCACCTGGTCTACGTCAAGTCATCGAAGGACATCGTTCGCCGTGATGCCAGGGAGTACGGCAGGCACTCGGTCCTCCTCTGCCGCAAGCACCCCGTGTATCGCCCGTACTCGGCCGTGGCGGGCCAGGGCCGAGGCCCGTGGTGGCGCCGCGGGCTCCGGAGCGCCGCGCTCCGCCTTCCCGTGTCGCCGGAGCCGGTGCTCCGGGGACCCGTTTGGGTCGCGGAGCGCCTGCGCCGGCACCGCGCCTTTCGCCGTTTGGGCATCAAGCTCCTTACGATGCAACATTCCATCGTCCTCCTGCGCAGCGCCGCGCGGGAGACCGGGTCCTGGCGGGCACTCCGCCGCGAGTTTGGTGCCACGCTGCCGATCCTCCTCTACCACCACGTCGGGCCGCCGCGCCCGGGTACATACCCGGAGCTGACCATCTCGCCGGAGCGTTTCGAGCAGCAGGTCCGCTGGCTCGCGAGCCACGGCTACGTCGGCATCAGGCCGAGCGACTGGCAGGCGTGGCGTCTCGGCGCCGGCACCCTGCCCGATAAGCCGGTGCTGCTGACGTTCGACGACGGCTACGCCGACCTGGCCGAGTTTGCGCTGCCCGTCCTCGAGCGCCACGGCTTCGGCGGCGCGGTCTTCGTGGTCACCGGCGAAGTCGGGGGCACCAACCGCTGGGACGAGGAGC
This genomic interval carries:
- a CDS encoding glycosyltransferase; the protein is MGAAAPLISVVIPTYNRQALLARTLPTVFAQDMAADDYEVIVVVDGSTDGSADWLRGLASPVAFRVLEQPNRGPAAARNAGVAVARGGIVLFLDDDILCGPTLLREHAAAHDGPESRMVFGQVLVAADSPDSLATDRTRQDTTGWVARVDRDKEPGWPYDAIVDANSSVPRAALLECGGFDERFGRQRETADLGLRLWAMGIRFHYRPGAVVHLVYVKSSKDIVRRDAREYGRHSVLLCRKHPVYRPYSAVAGQGRGPWWRRGLRSAALRLPVSPEPVLRGPVWVAERLRRHRAFRRLGIKLLTMQHSIVLLRSAARETGSWRALRREFGATLPILLYHHVGPPRPGTYPELTISPERFEQQVRWLASHGYVGIRPSDWQAWRLGAGTLPDKPVLLTFDDGYADLAEFALPVLERHGFGGAVFVVTGEVGGTNRWDEEQGAGTHRLMRADQIREWSARGIEIGAHSRAHSNLTELSDADLASELSGCASDLADLLGRPPAAFAYPYGYYDERVTERVRQAFDLAFTCDEGMNDLRTDPHVLRRTMVQPGDVWPDLGLRVRLGWSPIERLRGRLRLRTRMAATVKRLGIPVR
- a CDS encoding SAM-dependent methyltransferase gives rise to the protein MSLRRALGRVPFARSTWHLARELERLVLYSAARARADDEQEFARTRDPWAFETDPVAGRDRFNRELVMLDAVARGVRFSRALEIGCAEGMFTEALAPRCDQLLAVDISHVALERARARCAWGSHVRFAEWDLRTDPLPGSFDLVVFEGVLDCFCQPWVFRAARDKVVSALVPGGHLLAGNPRQTGVTEGAWWGRFLVRGGKWIDAALSEHPELSVVSRVWEPGYVDTLFRKAG